From a region of the Paralichthys olivaceus isolate ysfri-2021 chromosome 4, ASM2471397v2, whole genome shotgun sequence genome:
- the mtx3 gene encoding metaxin-3 isoform X2, which yields MAAAMELRCWGGDWGLPSVHTESLIVLAYSKFAGAKVTVSPIDWTWKTLTATVPELLCGDAAIQEPTQILNFLRKQRFNADFELTARQGADTMAYIALLEEKLRPALLHTFWVDAENYANLTRPWFASHSPFPLNFLVPCRHANAALSRILLTKGEAPLHRITEVEGKIYSDAKECLNLLSYRLGTANYFFDNSPTSLDAYVFGFVAPLIKANLPSSPLQSHLKQLDNLTCFCDTILAVYFSSDHPYG from the exons ATGGCGGCTGCCATGGAGCTGAGATGCTGGGGAGGAGACTGGGGTTTACCTTCTGTCCACACCGAGTCCCTCATAGTTCTG gcATACTCAAAGTTTGCTGGGGCAAAAGTCACAGTTTCTCCTATAGACTGGACATGGAAGACTCTAACAG CAACAGTCCCAGAGCTGCTGTGTGGAGATGCTGCAATTCAAGAACCAACACAAATACTCAACTTCCTGAGGAAACAG AGGTTTAACGCAGACTTTGAGCTCACAGCCAGACAGGGAGCAGACACCATGGCGTACATCGCCCTGCTTGAAGAGAAACTGCGACCAGCTCTG TTGCACACATTCTGGGTGGATGCAGAAAACTACGCCAACCTGACACGGCCATGGTTTGCTTCACATTCACCGTTCCCTCTTAATTTTCTTGTCCCTTGTCGCCATGCCAACGCCGCCCTCTCCCGCATCCTTTTAACCAAAGGAGAGGCACCTCTACACAGAATCACTGAGGTTGAGGGGAAG ATCTACAGTGATGCTAAAGAGTGCCTGAACCTCCTCTCGTACAGACTGGGAACAGCAAACTACTTCTTTGACAACTC GCCGACCAGTCTGGATGCCTATGTCTTTGGTTTCGTGGCTCCCCTCATTAAAGCCAATCTTCCCAGCAGCCCTTTGCAGAGCCACCTCAAACAGCTGGATAACCTTACGTGCTTCTGTGACACCATCCTCGCGGTGTACTTCAGCTCAGACCACCCTT ATGGATGA
- the mtx3 gene encoding metaxin-3 isoform X1 translates to MAAAMELRCWGGDWGLPSVHTESLIVLAYSKFAGAKVTVSPIDWTWKTLTATVPELLCGDAAIQEPTQILNFLRKQRFNADFELTARQGADTMAYIALLEEKLRPALLHTFWVDAENYANLTRPWFASHSPFPLNFLVPCRHANAALSRILLTKGEAPLHRITEVEGKIYSDAKECLNLLSYRLGTANYFFDNSPTSLDAYVFGFVAPLIKANLPSSPLQSHLKQLDNLTCFCDTILAVYFSSDHPCPPPPVQETMDANLQKLTQLVNKESNLIEKMDDNLRSSPQHKPHRPDPKPSLFSEKNSSPA, encoded by the exons ATGGCGGCTGCCATGGAGCTGAGATGCTGGGGAGGAGACTGGGGTTTACCTTCTGTCCACACCGAGTCCCTCATAGTTCTG gcATACTCAAAGTTTGCTGGGGCAAAAGTCACAGTTTCTCCTATAGACTGGACATGGAAGACTCTAACAG CAACAGTCCCAGAGCTGCTGTGTGGAGATGCTGCAATTCAAGAACCAACACAAATACTCAACTTCCTGAGGAAACAG AGGTTTAACGCAGACTTTGAGCTCACAGCCAGACAGGGAGCAGACACCATGGCGTACATCGCCCTGCTTGAAGAGAAACTGCGACCAGCTCTG TTGCACACATTCTGGGTGGATGCAGAAAACTACGCCAACCTGACACGGCCATGGTTTGCTTCACATTCACCGTTCCCTCTTAATTTTCTTGTCCCTTGTCGCCATGCCAACGCCGCCCTCTCCCGCATCCTTTTAACCAAAGGAGAGGCACCTCTACACAGAATCACTGAGGTTGAGGGGAAG ATCTACAGTGATGCTAAAGAGTGCCTGAACCTCCTCTCGTACAGACTGGGAACAGCAAACTACTTCTTTGACAACTC GCCGACCAGTCTGGATGCCTATGTCTTTGGTTTCGTGGCTCCCCTCATTAAAGCCAATCTTCCCAGCAGCCCTTTGCAGAGCCACCTCAAACAGCTGGATAACCTTACGTGCTTCTGTGACACCATCCTCGCGGTGTACTTCAGCTCAGACCACCCTT GTCCCCCCCCACCTGTTCAGGAAACAATGGATGCAAACCTGCAGAAACTAACTCAGCTTGTAAACAAAGAGTCCAACTTAATAGAAAAG ATGGATGATAATCTTCGCAGCAGCCCTCAGCACAAACCGCACAGACCAGACCCCAAACCCAGTCTGTTCAGTGAGAAGAACTCCTCCCCTGCCTGA
- the mtx3 gene encoding metaxin-3 isoform X3, protein MLGRRLGFTFCPHRVPHSSVCVFFQAYSKFAGAKVTVSPIDWTWKTLTATVPELLCGDAAIQEPTQILNFLRKQRFNADFELTARQGADTMAYIALLEEKLRPALLHTFWVDAENYANLTRPWFASHSPFPLNFLVPCRHANAALSRILLTKGEAPLHRITEVEGKIYSDAKECLNLLSYRLGTANYFFDNSPTSLDAYVFGFVAPLIKANLPSSPLQSHLKQLDNLTCFCDTILAVYFSSDHPCPPPPVQETMDANLQKLTQLVNKESNLIEKMDDNLRSSPQHKPHRPDPKPSLFSEKNSSPA, encoded by the exons ATGCTGGGGAGGAGACTGGGGTTTACCTTCTGTCCACACCGAGTCCCTCATAGTTCTG tgtgtgttttctttcaggcATACTCAAAGTTTGCTGGGGCAAAAGTCACAGTTTCTCCTATAGACTGGACATGGAAGACTCTAACAG CAACAGTCCCAGAGCTGCTGTGTGGAGATGCTGCAATTCAAGAACCAACACAAATACTCAACTTCCTGAGGAAACAG AGGTTTAACGCAGACTTTGAGCTCACAGCCAGACAGGGAGCAGACACCATGGCGTACATCGCCCTGCTTGAAGAGAAACTGCGACCAGCTCTG TTGCACACATTCTGGGTGGATGCAGAAAACTACGCCAACCTGACACGGCCATGGTTTGCTTCACATTCACCGTTCCCTCTTAATTTTCTTGTCCCTTGTCGCCATGCCAACGCCGCCCTCTCCCGCATCCTTTTAACCAAAGGAGAGGCACCTCTACACAGAATCACTGAGGTTGAGGGGAAG ATCTACAGTGATGCTAAAGAGTGCCTGAACCTCCTCTCGTACAGACTGGGAACAGCAAACTACTTCTTTGACAACTC GCCGACCAGTCTGGATGCCTATGTCTTTGGTTTCGTGGCTCCCCTCATTAAAGCCAATCTTCCCAGCAGCCCTTTGCAGAGCCACCTCAAACAGCTGGATAACCTTACGTGCTTCTGTGACACCATCCTCGCGGTGTACTTCAGCTCAGACCACCCTT GTCCCCCCCCACCTGTTCAGGAAACAATGGATGCAAACCTGCAGAAACTAACTCAGCTTGTAAACAAAGAGTCCAACTTAATAGAAAAG ATGGATGATAATCTTCGCAGCAGCCCTCAGCACAAACCGCACAGACCAGACCCCAAACCCAGTCTGTTCAGTGAGAAGAACTCCTCCCCTGCCTGA